A region of the Methanobrevibacter sp. genome:
TTGAAAATCTAAATAGTTACATTCCTAATAATGATTTCAATACTTTAAATCCTATTTATGGTGATTATATGCAACTTCCTCCTGAAGAAGAACGGGTTGCGCATGTTTTAAATGAAATAGATTTTGGTGAATATTAATTTGATAAGTTTATTGTAAATTATCTTTATCAACAATATTTAAATAATTTTAATGGTCAATATCATAGTATATAGGTTATTAAAAACATTCGGTGGAGAGATTATGTCTAGATTATATGGAGATAAGGAAGATATCAATACAGATAAAGTAAAAGATTTCTTCAATAAAAGAGCAAATAAAGAGTTTGATAGTGATTTATCTATTGTATTATTCCAAGATAAGGAGAATTCCGAACAAAGGCACAAGGAAGAGAAAAAATTATTGTTCGAAAACATTGACATTGCTGGCAAGAAAGTCATTGAAATCGGCTGCGGAATCGGCAGATGGGCTGAGGCATTACATGATAAGTGTGAGTCATTTTTAGGCCTTGATTTCTCGGAAGATCTCATTGAAATAGCTAATAATTCACAAAATTATGGTAACTGTAAGTTCCAGGTAATGTCAGCCACTGATATTAAAGTTGATGAGCTATTGATTGAACCCCCTTTTGATGTAGTTATTTTCAGTGGATTTCTGATGTACATTAATGATGGAGACATTGGAAAGATAATGGAGGAAGTCAATAAGATAGGTTCTGAAAACATGAAAATATTTGCAATGGAACCAATTTCATGTATGGAAACAAGACTGACTCTTAAGGATTTCTATTCTGAAGGTTTGGAATCAGATTATAGTGCTATTTACAGAACTGAAGATGAATACATTGAGGTTTTTAAAAAATTGAATTGCAATAATATTTTTTCAGATGACATATTTAAAGATTTAAGCGATCATACAGAAACACAATATAAATTTTTCATTGTTGAATAATATTTTTTTTTAAAATGGTTAGGCATGTTCTAACCTTAAAACATTTTTTTTAGTTATATTACATAAATTAGATATAAAAATATAATATAACTATTTATGATTTTGGAAAATAGGTATTAGTTTAGGTAAAAAATTATCAAAATTAAATTCATTATTTTGCTGATTTAATTGAGTGGTGTTTGTTTTGTTTGAATCATGATGAACTACACTACTGTTGGTTGTATTGTTTGAATCTTGATGAACTCCGTTACTGTTGTTTGTTTTTAAGGTAGGCTCAATACTTTCGCTATAATAAACCCCAGCAATTAAACCTAAAATACATAATAAAAACATGAGAAGTATCACGGTATCTTTCATATTCATAATTTATAATATTGATTTTTTTGATATATAAATTAATAGAAAAGTATTTCAACGCTCATTTTCATATACTAAAAGAAAGCTTAAATGAATTGAAATATTGCAAGCTTTATTGTAATGCAGTTTAGGATACATGGAATGGATAAACATGATTTTTAAAGATTTATTAGAACATTTTAAAATAATTGAAGAATTTCCAGATTATTTGTCAAATCAAACGTTCAACGAGGTCTTTTTGGATGGTGATTTCTCAAAAACAGGCAAGGAGTATAAAATTGAAGTCACAACACGTCAGAATGTCACTCACCAGATGTTTATAAAACCGGGTGATGACTATCCTGTCATCATAATGTCCGTGCTTCCGAACGGCTCCTTGAATGGCATGAAGTTTGGACAGACACAAAGTGATGTGAAATATATTAATGAATTGTAAAAACAGCTCTTTTTTTAACTACTTTTATATAATATTTTAATCAAAAATTATAATATAATAATTTAATAATTTTGTTGATATCATGGACAAAAAAGAGTTAATTAATTCTGGAAAAGTAAAAAGTGTCTTCACCACTGAAAATGATGATGAGGTCA
Encoded here:
- a CDS encoding class I SAM-dependent methyltransferase: MSRLYGDKEDINTDKVKDFFNKRANKEFDSDLSIVLFQDKENSEQRHKEEKKLLFENIDIAGKKVIEIGCGIGRWAEALHDKCESFLGLDFSEDLIEIANNSQNYGNCKFQVMSATDIKVDELLIEPPFDVVIFSGFLMYINDGDIGKIMEEVNKIGSENMKIFAMEPISCMETRLTLKDFYSEGLESDYSAIYRTEDEYIEVFKKLNCNNIFSDDIFKDLSDHTETQYKFFIVE